From Coffea arabica cultivar ET-39 chromosome 2e, Coffea Arabica ET-39 HiFi, whole genome shotgun sequence, the proteins below share one genomic window:
- the LOC113730210 gene encoding translocase of chloroplast 34: MAASLGREWAGIQQFPAATQTKLHELLGKLKQEKVTTLTILVMGKGGVGKSSIVNSIIGERVVPVSAFQSEAPRPILVSRTRLGFTLNIIDTPGLVEGGFVNDQALRIIKEFLLNKTIDILLYVDRLDAYRVDNLDRQVVKAITDGFGKEIWRRGLVVLTHAQLSPPDGLSYEEFFSRRSEALLKVVRLGARIKKQDIQNSPIPVALVENSGRCNKNENDEKVLPNGTAWIPNLIKTITDVVLSGGRSIVVDRKLIEGPNPNDKGKLVIPLIAAFQYFFVIKRIQKWIREDIAQEGRPSWA; the protein is encoded by the exons ATGGCGGCGTCTTTGGGAAGAGAATGGGCCGGAATACAGCAGTTTCCTGCTGCTACTCAGACTAAATTGCATGAACTGTTGGGAAAGTTAAAACAGGAG AAAGTAACTACATTGACCATCCTTGTTATGGGGAAAGGTGGTGTTGGAAAATCCTCCATTGTGAACTCAATTATTGGGGAAAGAGTAGTTCCTGTCAGCGCTTTCCAG tCAGAGGCCCCTAGGCCGATATTGGTTTCACGAACAAGGTTAGGATTTACACTCAACATTATCGATACCCCAGGCCTTGTTGAAGGAGGATTTGTCAATGACCAAGCTCTTCGGATCATAAAAGA GTTCCTTCTGAACAAGACTATAGATATTTTGCTATATGTTGATCGTTTGGATGCATATCGAGTTGATAATTTGGATAGGCAAGTTGTGAAGGCTATAACTGATGGTTTTGGCAAAGAAATATGGCGTCGAGGACTGGTTGTTCTCACCCATGCTCAGCTTTCACCTCCTGATGGACTCAGTTATGAGGAATTCTTCTCCCGAAGATCAGAGGCTCTTCTAAAAGTTGTCCGCCTTGGAGCCAGGATAAAAAAACAAGATATTCAG AATTCTCCTATTCCTGTTGCTTTAGTTGAGAATAGTGGAAGGTGTAATAAGAATGAGAATGATGAGAAG GTTCTTCCTAATGGAACTGCTTGGATTCCTAATTTAATTAAAACTATCACTGATGTCGTCTTAAGTGGAGGTAGGAGCATTGTGGTTGATCGAAAGTTGATTGAAGGACCAAATCCTAATGACAAGGGGAAGTTAGTCATACCTTTGATTGCAGCCTTCCAA TATTTCTTTGTCATCAAACGGATTCAGAAGTGGATAAGAGAAGATATTGCGCAAGAGGGTAGACCTTCATGGGCTTGA
- the LOC113730211 gene encoding F-box protein At5g49610-like translates to MAMETRSESVVTNKVRPRWQIDGSSSKRKDTLAEQQIALEELEQSLAKRHPKKAKDQIQTPTAPTTPMDNTLIEQIHNESGCKYPHFVGYFVQPWASEFDCPRKLLGRRDYPPKVRFIYEEGKELELDVDVSLSFLGLERVIIVGSSMGFLLCCAAPETCTHYFVCNPITRESKQLPEPQEPCAVANIAFLCTSGHATSTSLDRISYEVVRLGMSHPHPFKATTTLEVDTYSSLTGEWRRSSIISPSPVTLAAHNIPAFVVGDVMFWTVHQFKLLGYSHVRKCVQVWDLPWKGKGYSSFLGLSEGRIYCAVNDLQNLEMWVLEDYTRIGSLSGWVLKHRMSITAIKGKNPGEPICGEYMGIMGFHPWNSQLILLSIFFMPYWYNSEDGKMKAVDDFEPTDLLYNYICYEWPYNRSA, encoded by the exons ATGGCGATGGAGACGAGGTCGGAGTCGGTGGTGACAAACAAGGTTCGGCCGCGGTGGCAAATCGATGGGAGCAGTTCTAAGCGAAAAGACACTCTCGCAGAGCAACAGATCGCGTTGGAGGAATTAGAGCAAAGTCTGGCCAAGAGACATCCGAAGAAGGCCAAGGACCAAATTCAGACTCCAACTGCTCCGACGACTCCGATGGATAATACGTTGATAGAGCAAATCCA CAATGAGTCTGGATGCAAATACCCTCATTTTGTGGGTTATTTTGTGCAGCCATGGGCTAGTGAGTTTGACTGCCCTCGGAAATTGCTTGGCCGGCGTGACTATCCTCCAAAGGTGCGATTCATATACGAGGAAGGGAAGGAGCTTGAGTTAGACGTTGATGTATCTTTGAGTTTTCTGGGTCTTGAGAGAGTCATAATTGTTGGCTCTTCCATGGGTTTCCTGCTCTGCTGCGCCGCACCTGAGACGTGTACTCATTACTTTGTATGCAACCCCATCACAAGAGAATCTAAGCAGCTTCCAGAACCCCAGGAGCCTTGTGCTGTGGCTAATATAGCATTTCTTTGCACATCAGGGCATGCCACATCAACATCACTAGATAGGATATCTTATGAAGTAGTTCGACTTGGAATGTCACACCCACACCCTTTTAAAGCCACTACAACTCTGGAGGTAGACACATATTCTTCTTTGACTGGGGAATGGAGACGCTCCTCTATCATTTCTCCATCTCCAGTCACTTTAGCTGCTCATAACATACCAGCTTTTGTGGTTGGCGACGTTATGTTCTGGACGGTTCATCAGTTCAAATTATTGGGGTATAGTCATGTCAGGAAATGCGTACAAGTCTGGGATTTGCCATGGAAGGGGAAGGGCTATAGTAGTTTTTTGGGCCTTTCTGAAGGGAGAATTTACTGTGCTGTAAACGATCTGCAGAATTTGGAGATGTGGGTTTTAGAGGATTACACCAGGATTGGGTCTCTGTCTGGGTGGGTCTTGAAGCATAGAATGAGTATCACTGCTATCAAGGGAAAAAATCCTGGAGAACCTATTTGCGGCGAATATATGGGCATTATGGGATTTCACCCATGGAACAGTCAACTGATTTTGCTCTCCATTTTTTTCATGCCTTACTGGTACAACTCTGAAGACGGCAAAATGAAGGCagttgatgattttgaacccaCGGATCTGCTATACAATTACATCTGCTACGAGTGGCCCTATAACCGGTCTGCCTGA